Genomic window (Deltaproteobacteria bacterium):
GGCGTTGCCGGAGAGCATGGCGTCGGAAAGCTCTTTAGGAATCTGCTCCCGATCCAATATCGATCAACGGTTGTTCAAGAGATGAAGAAGATCAAGCTTTCCTACGATCCCCATCAAATCCTTGGAAGGGGAAATTTGTGGAGCCTTGATTAGGAGGTCGCCCAGTCCCAGATCTCCTCAAAGTGACCACGCTCATGGCCGACAGACGCCTTCTCTGCATTCTTTCTCCAGGCCTCTTTCTTCTGGGCTTCGACATCAACATCGATTTCATGGTTGATCCATTGATCTTCCCCATCTCTTCGAGAGGCGATTTGGGATTCAATCGCTAACAATGATCCATGGATCGAACCAAACTGGCCACGGGCACGGCTCGCCTCATTGATGGTGCCCATATTGTTAAAGATACCAAAAAGGGGAGGGAGGAACCAATCCCAGACAGGATCATGTCCGTCGCTCACTATCTTGCTCGTGACCCCCTTCGGGACAAGGGCCTGAAGTCCTTCTTCGGAGATAATAGCATTTGCGTAGAGCTGTGCAACGAGGGGACGCAGGCTCTCAAGCCCTGTCTTTGCAGCCTGGGCACACCTTTGGGCGGCTGAGGCCTCTGTGGAGGCGAGCGCTCTGTACATGAAGCTGTTATCCTTCGTCTCTGTGTGACACGACGAGTTACCGTCAGAGTCTGTATCACAGACTCTCACAATATCATTCCTGTGCGCCTCGGCCATGACAAGATAGATATTCTCTTGATTGCGGTGCTGAATCGCCTCATCAAGATTTCTGTCGATGTTTCTCGCAATGTCGGCCGTCGGTTTTACGAGGGAGTCAAACGTATTTTTGAGCCGCGTGTGATGATCAAAGTGGGTCTTGTAATCTTCGCGCGATGCATAAAATTTTCCACTGATCCTCTGCCGCATCCGGCCGTTGTAAGTCGCCCTTACTTGAATTTCCTGGTCAATCTCTGCCGTTTTGAACTCCTTGAGTTCGGTCCGGGCCGTTTCTGCCTGATACTTCATGAGACCACCAAAGAAGGAAGGGGCTATCTTTTCGTAATCCTCAATATTCTTTTCGAGTTTCTTGTACGCAAACAGCTGTTGACTTGAGGCGGTTCCCATTTCGTCCAGGAGCATCGCCATAAAACCTTCAAAACCGTCTTTTGCTGCCTTCGCTTCCGTCTCTTGAGAGCGCTGCTGCCAGGTAGAGAGGAGCTCCCCTCCGACTCGGGAGGTCGGATCCGTCGAATATCTGTTTTCATTGAGGTCGGCACGTGTATAGGTCATTCGGTCAAACACCTCATATTTTTTGGCCAGGTCGATCGGATCTTTTGTGCGGTTCTCAACCCTTTTAGCCGCACGCGCGACGGCATTCTCAATATGCTTTTTGATACGTCCATGTCGCTCCCGCGCCTTTTTGCCTATCTCATCGAGCTCCTCGGCATCCCCCTTTTTGGCGGCCGCCTCGACCTCGGTCATGTTGTTGGCGCTCTTTGATTTGGACCAGACCTCGTTTTCATGTTGGGCATGGAGGTAGATGGCAAGAACGGTAATACCGGCCACCAGGGCGATACCACCACCAATAAACCACCCCTTATGGATAGGGGGTCGATGAAGTCCAAATTGCCCGGTTCCATCAGAACCCCAATCACCATAACCAGCCATTCCCAAGAGCAGGGTTGTCCCAATGACCTCAAGAAATCGATTCTCCCGCGATCTGGCGATCTGAAAGGTCTCTTCCGGATCGGACCGACGTTGAGAGGGTCCGCCAATTTTCTGAAATAATTCAAACCTGTCTGATACAGGGGGGGGCGTAGGGTTGTAGTTCCCAAAGGTTGCTGGTTCGTAACCGATACCGTTGTCTCTTAAAGAAGCAGGGTGAATCATAAAGCTGTAGGTATTGTCGTTTTGAGTCCCAGGAAGGTTGCTTGAAAACTTCAAACCAACCGGTTTCGGTGGCGGCCTTTGAGAAACGCCTCGATATTTTTACCAACCTCATCAATGACCCGCTGTCGTGACTCACGGCTTGCCCAGGCGACGTGGGGGGAGAGCAGGACCTTTTTGCGAACTGATTTTTGGAGGAGTGGATGATTTCGGGGCGGTGGTTCCTCTGAGAGGACATCGGTGGCATAACCGGCGAGTTGGCCTTTTTTTAGTGCATAAGCCAAATCTCTTTCGTGAACTACTGCTCCGCGCGCCACATTAATGAGATAAGCAGATCGTTTCATGAGCCGCAGATTTTTCTTATCAATAAGATGGCGGGTTTGGTCCGAGAGGGCTGTATGGATGCAGACAAAATCAGACTGTCTTAAAAGGGAGGGGAGTGAAAGACGCCTCGGTTTTCCGCCGTATTTCCGACGGGGCAGTTTAGCAATCAAGATCGTCATTCCAAGACCCTTCGCCAGTCTGGCAACACGTTTTCCAATCGCCCCATAACCGATAATCCCCAACCTTTTGCCGGCAAGATCCTGGAACGCATAATCCAGGATATTATAGAAAGGCGAGCGACTCCATTCTCCGGAGACGGCTGATTCGTGGTGTTCCAAAAGGCGGTGGCCCAATGCCAAGATAAACATGAGTGCATGTTCGGCGACTGTTGGTGTGGAGTAGCCGGCGACATTGGTGATCGCAATGCCCCGTCGTTTGGCGGCCTTCAAATCAATGTTATTAACGCCGGTTGCCGTGACGCAAATCAGTTTAAGTCGGGGGAGTTTGGAGAACTCTTTCTCGCCGATCTCTTCCTTGTTGGTAATAATAATATCGGCCCGCCTGGCTCGGAGGAGAATTTGAGAAGAATGGTGGAGGACATTGTAATGTCGGTATTTTCCAAGTTGTGAAATTGGTTTTATATCAAGGTCGCCAATATTCACGGTTGCTTCATCCAGGAAAACAATAGTTGGCTTCATTTCCATTCCGCTGTAACAAAGCTGTCGAAAGGCGTCAAACATGCCCTCAGCCCCCTTTTGTCCGAGCCGAATCTATGTGGATCGTGCCGTTCTCGATCAACCATTGACCCAAAAGATCCTGAGGCGGTTTCAACAAGTTCCTACTTCTATTATTGATGACCCTAAACAGCTCAAGAAACCGGCTGAGATGACCTGGGCGAAGAAGGGATTACTTCTGACATGGCTTAAACCCGATCCGATCAAGGAATTCAAGGCGATGAGCCAGAGTGTGGGCCATTCGTATTATTCAGCGGACCTCGTTTCGAACTGTCACCTGGAGTGCACCTACTGTATCCTGCAGAGTTATCTGGGGAATAATCCGCTCATGACCGTTTATACGAATCAGGATGAAATTTTTGAGAGGATGAAAAGACAGTTGATGCAGTTGCCGTTAGGGGCGGTGGTCGGTACAGGCAAGATTGCCGATTCTCTGGCTATTGAGGAGATCACGGGCTACGCGGCCGCTCTTGTGAGGCTCTTTGCAAATCAGTCCAGAGCCCTGTTGGAGCTTAAGACGAAGAGCAATCGGATTGAGCCTTTGGTTGGTTTGGAACATCGGGGCGAGACGGTGATCTCCTGGTCCCTCAATCCGCCGGCCTTAATTCAGGCAGAGGAGTACAAGACGGCCTCTTTTGAAGAGAGAATTCTGGCGGCCAAAACGGTCTCAGAGAGAGGCTATCCGGTCGGATTTCACCTCGATCCAATAATTGCCCATGCGGATTGGAAGAAAAATTATCAGGAGGTTTTCAAAACAGTTTTTTCCTGCCTTGAAGAGAGACAGATTGCCTGGCTGAGCTTAGGCACCCTCCGTTTTCCGATGAGACAAGCGCGCCTCATGAGAAAGAGGTTCCCTAAGAATCGGTCGGTTCTGGAACGGTTGGTTTCCACAAACCGCAAGACCGTTCATTATCCCGAGGAGCTCAAAGAAGAGATGCTTGATTGGTTTCAGGACCGCCTCGGCCAATATCTCCCTTCGAACAAGATCTATCGATGCATGGATTTTTAAAGAGCCTCCCCTAAGATATCTTCCAGGGCATTCTTCAATGTGGGATAGGCAAACTGATATCCCGCTTCAATAAGTTTTTTGGGATACGCCCTTTGGCCCTCCAGAAGGACATCGGACATCTCTCCTAAGAGCAGGCGAAGGATGAAGGCAGGGACAGGTATCCACGAGGGGCGGTGAAGGGTCTGCCCTAATATTTTACAGAACTCTTTGAGACAAACTCCTCCGGGAGCGGCGAGGTTAACAGGGCCCCGGATCTTTTCATTAGTGAGAGCAAAAAGGATTGCATCTCTTTCATCTTTCCAGTGAATCCAGGGAAACCATTGAAGGCCTGACCCCAACGGTCCTCCAACAAAAAACCGGAAAGGGGGCAGCATCATTTTAAGGGCTCCTCCGTTTTTGCTTAGAACGATTCCTGTTCGAAGAAGAATCACGCGAACGCCGAAAGTTTCTGCCTCCCTGGCAACCGCCTCCCAGTCGCGGCAAAGCTCTGAAAGGAACCCTTTGCCGTTTGGGGACTCTTCCGTAACCTCTCCTTCGGGGACATTGCCATAATATCCGACTGCCGAGGCATTGATGAGGATGTGAGGCTTCATGAAGCCGTCTTCAATGGTGGTGACAAGAAGCTCTGTTGATTCAATGCGGCTGTCACGCAGGTCTTGTTTCACAGAGTTTGACCAGCGATTTTTCACAAGCGGCTCGCCTGCGAGATTAATGACAGCTTCTATATTTTCAACTTGGTGAACCCACTCTCCTTGAGTCTTGCCATTCCAGAAGACAGTTTTTGTTCCTGGGGCAACGTTGATCGGATTCGCTTGTCGAGATAAAAGGATCACCTCATGCCTTGCTTCAAGCAAGGCCTTGAGAAGAGGTCTGCCAATAAAACCGGTTCCCCCTGTGAGCAGAATCTTCATAAGTAGGAGGGATTTTACACTTTCTCCCCTTGGGGGGCGAGTCGATTTTACCAGCCAAGGATCATTGCAAAAATGAGGGGTGCAACGATTGTTGCGTCCGATTCAATAACGAACTTCGGGGTATCGGTCCCCAGTTTTCCCCAGGTGATCTTTTCGTTCGGAACGGCACCCGAATAGGAACCATAGCTTGTTGTTGAATCGCTGATCTGGCAGAAATAACCCCACAAAGGGGCATTCCTGATCTTTAAATCAAAATGAAGCATCGGTACAACACAGATCGGAAAATCACCGGCAATGCCGCCACCAACCTGAAAGAAACCGATCGAGTGATGTTTGGAGGTCTCCAGGTACCACACCGCCAGCGACTTCATATATTCAAGACCTGTCTTCATGACAGAGAGATCCTTGAGCTGCCCTCTCATATGATAGCCGACAAAGCCGTTTCCCAGCGTTGAATCTTCCCAACCCGGGACGAAAAGGGGGATGTTTTTATCGGCAGCAGCGATCATCCAGCTGTCCTTCGGTTCAATCTGGTATGACTTTTCAAGTCGGCCCTCTTTAAGGATCTTGTAGAACAACTCATGGGGGAAATATCTTTTCCCCTGCTCTTCGGCGTTTTTCCACTCCTCATGCATCAGTTTTTCAATCTTGAGCATCGCCTGTTGCTCCGGGATACAGGTGTCCGTGACACGATTGTACCTCTCGTCATAGAGCTGCTTTTCCTCTTTAGGCGTTAAATCACGATAGTTGGGAAGGCGCTTGTAGTGGTCATGGGCCACCAGATTGTAGATATCCTCTTCCAGATTCGCACCGGTGCAGGAGATCGCATGAACCTTCTCCTGACGGATCATCTCGGCGAGTGAGATGCCAAGCTCGGCGGTACTCATGGCGCCGGCCAGCGTGACGAACATCTTACCACCGTTTTCGAGGTGCTT
Coding sequences:
- a CDS encoding TIGR01777 family protein, with amino-acid sequence MKILLTGGTGFIGRPLLKALLEARHEVILLSRQANPINVAPGTKTVFWNGKTQGEWVHQVENIEAVINLAGEPLVKNRWSNSVKQDLRDSRIESTELLVTTIEDGFMKPHILINASAVGYYGNVPEGEVTEESPNGKGFLSELCRDWEAVAREAETFGVRVILLRTGIVLSKNGGALKMMLPPFRFFVGGPLGSGLQWFPWIHWKDERDAILFALTNEKIRGPVNLAAPGGVCLKEFCKILGQTLHRPSWIPVPAFILRLLLGEMSDVLLEGQRAYPKKLIEAGYQFAYPTLKNALEDILGEAL
- a CDS encoding deoxyhypusine synthase family protein is translated as MTEKPISKFIKRHFRHFNAATVVDAAEAYQKHLENGGKMFVTLAGAMSTAELGISLAEMIRQEKVHAISCTGANLEEDIYNLVAHDHYKRLPNYRDLTPKEEKQLYDERYNRVTDTCIPEQQAMLKIEKLMHEEWKNAEEQGKRYFPHELFYKILKEGRLEKSYQIEPKDSWMIAAADKNIPLFVPGWEDSTLGNGFVGYHMRGQLKDLSVMKTGLEYMKSLAVWYLETSKHHSIGFFQVGGGIAGDFPICVVPMLHFDLKIRNAPLWGYFCQISDSTTSYGSYSGAVPNEKITWGKLGTDTPKFVIESDATIVAPLIFAMILGW
- a CDS encoding D-2-hydroxyacid dehydrogenase; this encodes MKPTIVFLDEATVNIGDLDIKPISQLGKYRHYNVLHHSSQILLRARRADIIITNKEEIGEKEFSKLPRLKLICVTATGVNNIDLKAAKRRGIAITNVAGYSTPTVAEHALMFILALGHRLLEHHESAVSGEWSRSPFYNILDYAFQDLAGKRLGIIGYGAIGKRVARLAKGLGMTILIAKLPRRKYGGKPRRLSLPSLLRQSDFVCIHTALSDQTRHLIDKKNLRLMKRSAYLINVARGAVVHERDLAYALKKGQLAGYATDVLSEEPPPRNHPLLQKSVRKKVLLSPHVAWASRESRQRVIDEVGKNIEAFLKGRHRNRLV